CAACGGATGCACTTAGATTTTCACATAAATAAACCGGAGCTAGAAAGCACAGCGCTGTTGTAAAAAGACACTTCGTCCTTGTTCGGACCAGTAGGAGcaaaccagtaggtaagctctcccaagtaacaaaggacctaatagaGAACttacaaagcatgaaagtgtcaagctcaagagatcagatagaactcgctgagctgtcaaaactgatcaacaagaagaaagtaagggatattcgaaatgataaagtggaaaagattgaggaagcagtaaaatattgcCACCTGTATTGCCACTGCCACCTCGACATCAATTCttaactgtccaccgatagccagacagcactgcgcaagctcttgcttgaattcggGACCTGCTTCGCaaattcttccaaggtacgccagtcTTCCATCAATAAACACAGGaacatcacgtacgaagacgcactcTCGATACACCAGccgccttaccgcgtgtcggcaaaagaacgcgaagccatacgtacgcaagttcGGGacatgcttgacgatggcgtcatcgaaccttccaatagcccgtggtcgtctcgggtcgttcttgtcaaaaagaaagacggaacgctacgcttctgcggcgactaccgcaagctcaacaacagagacttttagtattgcggaaaatgcttgcgttagcgttagcgtgttacgcacgctaaatctttgcggaacgctgttggatagagttttagtatagcgtaagacaacgatgcgccgctaagcgcaaaatttcgccgcgccatctagctgcgagtagtgaAAGCTTCAAAGCTGATCggctcgccatctagtagcgagtagtgaaagcagcaaactgagcagcacGACAAGCAAACTAGCCGTTTgaatccacgccaagccttggaAAGAGCCTGCGTAGTCTCGCGTGCATGGTTCGAGCACGGCGTTGGTTTCGGTTGTTCGTGTGCAAGTGCATTCTGTGGTGAACGATGCCGTCGTCTGTATTGTGGGACCCGCAATATCTAGCGACTCTTGGATGGGACGACATCGAGGCGCTTATGACAAGGGCGCCGGAGGTGCAGCCCAGAAAGTACGTCTCGCGACACGGGTTGCTGAACATTGCGGAAATGCCATCCGATGTTTTTCGACGGCATTTTCGCCTTGAAAAAGCAGACTTCTCTGTCCTACAACGGGCACTGCGCATTCCGGATCTCGTAACGAGCGCCCAAGGTGTTCACGTTCGTGGTTTGGAGGCGTTGtgtatttgtttgaagcggctgGCCTACCCAAACCGCCTTTGTGATCTGCAGCACTTCTTCGGCCTTCACTACTCCGTAATATCCAGCATAAGCAACAAAGTGCTGGATCACATAGAGGTGACGTTCGGCCATCTCTTGGATGACCTCACCAAACACCAATGGCTCTCACTGAACGACTTGGACGAGCTTTCTCAGGTAAGCCAACTGAAATTAGGAAATGTTTCGTCTGCTCGCCAAGAAAGAATGCAGAAGAGTTTAACTCCGGCATGACTCTGCAGCATCTTTGTGATCTGCAGCACTTCTTCGGCCTTCACTACTCCGTAATATCCAGCATAAGCAACAAAGTGCTGGATCACATAGAGGTGACGTTCGGCCATCTCTTGGATGACCTCACCAAACACCAATGGCTCTCACTGAACGACTTGGACGAGCTTTCTCAGGTAAGCCAACTGAAATTAGGAAATGTTTCGTCTGCTCGCCAAGAAAGAATGCAGAAGAGTTTAACTCCGGCATGACTTTTGATGGTCGCTGTGGTGAATGATTAGGTAGCTAATACGAGCTTCGAACAGCGTGTGGCATAACTTGGCGTATGAAATGATTGTAGTgttccgaaaaaagaaaaatgtgcgcACATGTCTCGCGATGGTACGCACACAACAGATGTGAAACAAAATTGTGCAAGTGTAGGTTGATAAATGGTTGCATGAACGTGGTTATTACAGCTCGAAAGTTTGTTTATTTGATTATATAAATGTTGAATTAATTACGGTGTGAGGTACCGCAGCAGTCTTATCAGTGTGCTCGTTTATAATAAATACCACCTACTCGACTTTAACCTCATTTGAAGTAGTGCTATTCACATTGCAAGTGGTCAAAACCTGCAAACCATATCCTGTGGTGCGCTTGGAACACGTTGCATATATCAAAGATATGCTTTGTTAAGTGCCACAAATTCTGCGGACACTCCTGGTGACACCATGAGTACATGAATTCCAGTGAGGTATACTTAATTCATATTGTTTGAGCTCACCGAGAAGCTTATGAGCATATAGACAAATGTGGCATAAACGCATGTGCCTGAAAAAGCTCCTTACTTTACAGAAAGCCTCAAAATTTCTCATGGTGGTTTTTGTCTTCAAGGACTGGTATGCTAACACTGATTATGACTTTACGTGGTTTCACCTTTATCTTGCAGGCAGTGCACAACAAAGGCGCAGCTTTGCAGAACTGCTGGGCCTTCATTGATGGGACTGCACGGCCCATCTGCAGACCATCCGAAGACCAACATGCCTAT
This window of the Dermacentor silvarum isolate Dsil-2018 unplaced genomic scaffold, BIME_Dsil_1.4 Seq305, whole genome shotgun sequence genome carries:
- the LOC119434885 gene encoding uncharacterized protein LOC119434885, encoding MPSDVFRRHFRLEKADFSVLQRALRIPDLVTSAQGVHVRGLEALCICLKRLAYPNRLCDLQHFFGLHYSVISSISNKVLDHIEVTFGHLLDDLTKHQWLSLNDLDELSQAVHNKGAALQNCWAFIDGTARPICRPSEDQHAYFSGHKRLHVLKYQAVMCANGLVCDLDGPYPGRRHDAGETTYCYFVRMLIILKRHKYVTYKECQKKTLYYVKRFVQPEKMKKLTLCDFALDFV